In Thermococcus camini, a genomic segment contains:
- a CDS encoding ferritin-like domain-containing protein, translating to MEITDKEVFEIAINAEIRAREAYEKLAALSASDIIRDELLFLAKEEDKHREIIEKMAEKFEGARTEPKKIDIDVMGEFRVIAEKLAELVQKPDFTVDEVYEVSMQAELVSEKLYRELAGYAATENTRLVLEILADMERNHYNILKKQYDYIMRYPDIYREEFYDQLMKDINFNF from the coding sequence ATGGAGATAACGGACAAAGAGGTTTTTGAAATTGCCATAAACGCGGAGATAAGGGCCAGGGAAGCCTATGAAAAGCTTGCCGCCCTCTCGGCCAGTGACATAATACGCGACGAGCTCCTCTTCCTCGCAAAGGAGGAGGACAAGCACAGGGAGATAATCGAGAAGATGGCCGAGAAGTTTGAAGGGGCCAGGACGGAGCCCAAGAAGATAGATATCGACGTCATGGGTGAGTTCAGGGTCATAGCCGAGAAGCTGGCTGAGCTAGTTCAGAAGCCGGATTTCACCGTCGATGAGGTCTACGAGGTTTCCATGCAGGCCGAGCTGGTCAGCGAGAAGCTCTACCGCGAGCTGGCCGGCTACGCCGCCACCGAGAACACGCGCCTCGTCCTCGAGATACTTGCGGACATGGAGCGCAACCACTACAACATCCTGAAGAAGCAGTACGACTACATAATGCGCTACCCGGACATATACAGGGAAGAGTTCTACGACCAGCTGATGAAGGATATAAACTTCAACTTCTGA
- a CDS encoding TIGR01177 family methyltransferase: protein MLYVEILGNLPGMARDEVKAMLEPAGGEIAGQDYLFLKVNADERVFPFLDRLGLAHEYGELIVEAESVEELLEKAKEVEWPIKGTFKVDTETMANCRHNVLDLPRKLGAVIHAQGFRVNLSRPDTLVRVYCGERLYAGIRLRFFDPKDFEGRKAHHRPFFRPISLHPRVSRALVNLTGARKELLDPMMGAGGILIEAGLLGLKVYGVDIRPEMVEGTEMNLLHYGIRNYELKLGDATKLEELFDKKFKAVATDPPYGTSATLAGRKRDELYRKVLESIYGVLDKGGRLAIAFPASFDGKKEAEKVGFRLVGRYYQRVHKSLDRYFYVFEK, encoded by the coding sequence ATGCTCTACGTTGAGATACTCGGAAACCTGCCTGGAATGGCAAGGGACGAGGTAAAGGCGATGCTGGAACCCGCCGGAGGAGAGATAGCCGGCCAGGACTACCTCTTCCTCAAGGTGAACGCCGACGAGCGGGTCTTCCCGTTCCTTGACCGGCTTGGATTAGCTCACGAGTACGGCGAGCTTATTGTTGAAGCCGAATCAGTGGAGGAACTCCTGGAGAAGGCGAAAGAAGTCGAGTGGCCGATTAAAGGAACCTTCAAGGTAGACACCGAGACGATGGCCAACTGCAGGCATAATGTTTTAGACCTCCCGAGGAAGCTCGGCGCGGTTATACACGCCCAGGGCTTCCGCGTGAACCTCTCAAGGCCGGACACCCTGGTCAGGGTCTACTGCGGCGAGAGACTCTACGCCGGGATACGGCTTAGGTTCTTCGACCCCAAGGACTTCGAGGGCAGAAAGGCCCACCACAGGCCGTTTTTCAGGCCGATTTCCCTCCACCCGAGGGTTTCAAGGGCTCTTGTGAACCTGACCGGGGCAAGGAAAGAACTCCTCGACCCCATGATGGGCGCCGGTGGCATTCTGATTGAGGCAGGCCTTCTCGGCCTGAAGGTCTACGGGGTGGATATAAGGCCGGAGATGGTTGAGGGAACTGAAATGAACCTGCTGCACTACGGAATAAGGAACTACGAGCTGAAGCTCGGCGATGCAACTAAACTAGAGGAGCTGTTTGATAAAAAGTTCAAGGCGGTAGCGACGGACCCGCCCTACGGAACCTCAGCAACGCTCGCGGGAAGAAAGAGGGACGAGCTGTACAGGAAGGTGCTGGAGAGCATCTATGGTGTTCTTGATAAGGGCGGCAGGCTGGCGATAGCCTTTCCGGCGAGCTTTGACGGGAAAAAGGAGGCAGAAAAGGTCGGGTTCAGGCTCGTAGGGAGGTACTACCAGC